From a region of the Natator depressus isolate rNatDep1 chromosome 15, rNatDep2.hap1, whole genome shotgun sequence genome:
- the LOC141999533 gene encoding uncharacterized protein LOC141999533, whose amino-acid sequence MGIELYLDLLSPPCRAVYIFAKKTTSPSHSNKWRCSKMPSRAQPRLPQTRGGQQQHSDGFGKVNVLRKVPALKDGDFTLAESPAILAYLSQKYKTPDHWYPLDMKKRAWVDEYLAWQHSAIRPSVLKIFWLKVVFPLYMDQTAPEEKLQETLEYLAIPLKQLEEKFLQDKPFLVGNKIFLADLVAVTELMQVTMQSSSSQETMQSQNRRRAPAWTKREVQDLIAVWGDESVLAELRSKRRNAKIFEKISNGMKDRGYNRDPQQCHVKIKELRQAYQKNREANGRSSSEPQTCHFYDELHAILGGAATTTPTLCFDSVQGVGGNTEAGFGGEEDDGEEEVVDSSQQGSGETGFPNSQDLFITLDLDPVPPEPTQGGLPDPEGGEVTSAAYVSPSQRLVKIRRRKKCTCDEMFSDFILSFHTDRAQQNMWRQIISECKKTQYDREERWRAEDGRWRQLAERRQESVLRLLEDQTHMLQRMVELQERQQEHRPLLQPLCNQPPSSPSSIASSPRCPRMPWGCIRPPSHSTPEDCPSNRRLAFNKF is encoded by the exons ATGCCATCCCGtgcccagccccggctcccccagaCCCGAGGAG GGCAACAGCAGCACAGTGACGGATTTGGCAAGGTGAACGTCCTAAGGAAAGTGCCAGCACtgaaggatggagatttcaccttAGCAGAAAG CCCTGCAATTCTTGCCTACCTGAGTCAGAAGTATAAAACCCCTGACCACTGGTACCCACTGGATATGAAGAAACGAGCCTGGGTAGATGAATACCTGGCCTGGCAACATTCTGCCATCCGGCCAAGTGTTTTAAAGATTTTCTGGCTCAAG GTGGTGTTTCCTTTATACATGGACCAGACAGCTCCTGAAGAGAAGCTGCAGGAAACTTTAGAGTACCTGGCCATTCCTCTGAAGCAGTTAGAGGAGAAGTTCCTGCAGGACAAACCCTTCCTTGTAGGCAACAAGATTTTTCTGGCAGACCTGGTGGCAGTTACGGAGCTCATGCAG gtcaccatgcagagctcatcatcgcaggagaccatgcagtcccagaatcgccgaagagctccagcatggaccaaacgggaggtacaggatctgattgctgtatggggagacgaatccgtgctggcagaactccgttcaaaaagacgaaatgccaaaatatttgaaaaaatctccaatggcatgaaggacagaggctataacagggacccgcagcagtgccacgtgaaaattaaggagctcaggcaagcctaccaaaaaaacagagaggcaaacggccgctccagttcagagccccagacatgccacttttatgatgagctgcatgccattctcgggggtgcagccaccactaccccaaccctgtgctttgactctgtccaaggagtgggaggcaacacggaagcgggttttgggggcgaggaagatgatggtgaggaggaggttgtagatagctcacagcaaggaagcggagaaaccggtttccccaacagccaggatctgtttatcaccctggacctggacccagtaccccccgaacctaCCCAAGGCGGGCTTccggaccctgaaggcggagaagtgacctctg ccgcatatgtttctccttcccagaggctagtgaagattagaaggcgaaaaaaatgcacttgtgatgaaatgttctctgacttcATCCTGTCcttccacactgacagagcacagcaaaatatgtGGAGGCAGATAATCTCAGAGTGCaagaaaacacaatatgaccgtgaggagaggtggcgggctgaagatggtaggtggcgtcagcttgctgaaagaaggcaggagtcagtgctcaggctgctggaggatcaaactcatatgctccagcgtatggttgagctgcaggaaaggcagcaggagcacagaccgctgctacagcccctgtgtaaccaaccgccctcctccccaagttccatagcctcctcacccagatgcccaagaatgccgTGGGGGTGcatccggccacccagccactccaccccagaggattgcccaagcaacagaaggctggcattcaataagttttaa